The DNA region TTAATGGACAGATAATGTGCTGCTCTGTTAATTCTGACAATCCTTTAAATGATTACATCATATttaagtaataaataaataaatatgaaaatacaaaaagttTCAATGATTCACATTTCTCAGATGTGAGTATTTGcaattttctttcattcttcttAGGCTTTTGACTTTCGGTGTGACAAGAAGAGCAATTTCAAGAtctcacctgtggctgtgggaAATTTTGATAGCTATTTTTCCACTGTcctctgacattttatcaaccAAACGCAtaattgaaataaataattGGTAGATTAATGGATGATGAACCTCATCATTAGTTACAGTATTAGTATTAGACACATCACTCTACAAAGCAAGATTCAAAGACAGTGCTGTGGATTTCTCTTTTGTTGCTGAAGCTAACTGGGGCTAGTGGCTGGAGGAATGTGATTGGAGGAGAAGGATTAGGGGGCGGGCACTGTCATGACAAGCGACAAAATATTAAAAGCAATACTGCAAAAATAGctatgaaataaaaacagatgtatGACAGGGGGGcattttgacagaaaaacatgatCATTAAATACAATTAAGAATAACTTTTATGGCAGAATGCTGAAATAATGACTGGAGGTTTAATTTATCAAgctatttttcagatttttatacTTACGTTTTCTGCATTGTTTCTAACTCCTTTAAGGCCTATTATGTGTTTATTACAGGCCATTGTAATTCTATAACAGCAGTCTACCACAATGGTCCTTCACAGCCCAGCATCTCCCCTGACTGAAGTCTCTGGCTGGCGTCACCAGTCCTGCCACCCCTCATCGGCCTGTCAAGCCCGTCACCTCCTGAGCCTTTACTGCTCCATTTCTCTCACCTCACATTGTCCTAAATCAACAGCCAGCGCTGCCTGCGCCACATAATGTGTCTGAAATGTCTGTAAGAAGTTTAATTAATGCGCATTTTCACCTCGTGTTATTCTAAGCACAGTGCAATTAAGGCCTTGACCCTGCCGTTTCCTCCCCTGCATGCTGTGAGGCTGAGCTGGAATACAcataatccccccccccccccccccaaaaaaaaaaaaataataataataagcagcacttaatttatcattatttatttacgtTGAGTCACAACAAACTTCtgattaattaataaataaatagacaaCCCACGTGATTTGTCCTCAGAGTTTCGGTGTTTATGAGCCATCTCGCACCCACGCTGCTACACGCCCATTCAGATAGACCGCCATTGTCTACAGGTTATTAACTCATTAAATTCCTAAAATGAGCCTCCCGTTAAGGACAAATTATGTGGTCTCTCGGATTGATTTCTAATAGCTCTGTATTATCCCTCTTCCAGGTGTTGAGGGGCTCTAGGTTTCAGTCATATTGCAGAATGAAAGTGGGCGATATCTAATTAGTCGGGATTATCCTCACCTTCACCTCCGCGGTGCTGAGCGGAGGACCTCGCCCAGCCGTCCGCCTATTGTGCGCCGCGCTGAGTGAATTGCTGTTTTAAGGGATCTTGAGTGGCTTAAAGGGGATTGACAAATGTAAGCGatttaatttcaacaaaaatCTGTAATGTTAATCACTAACTTGGTAACTTCTCTGGTATCAAATCACAGCATAAGCATGTGAAGACAGAAACTGGCGTGATGACTGTTGATCGCAGTGATCATGGAGGCTAAATCAAGGAGGATGATCAGCGGAGCTTAATGTGACGCAACCACGTGCGAGCTCATTACAGACTTCTATGATGAATGATCAATATGAATTTCATCATTTGGCAAAAAGTCTACAGATGGAAAACCAATCTAAGGAATAAGATGAGTGCCTGCGCAATATCCACCCTCACAATTTCATGGTTAAAACATTAAAGCTCATATTTGTTTAAACTCTTGTAAATTCCAGACTGTTTTCGCACCAAGTTGTTTCCCAGGGAAACATCTACTCTCCTATTATCACGACGATGCCAATGTCGACCATGTGTGAGGCATTATTTACATGACTGTACACAGCAGCCCCTGAAAGACTTTATGGCTTTGTTGTCACTGTCTTTCCCACTGGGACACTGGTGCCAtttcccaaatgtttccaactaCGCATGAAGCCTCACGACGGTGCTCAGTACTGTAAGTCCTTAATGTGGGACTTTAATTTAAGAATTAGAAACtctatttaatgtcttttgcTGAAACCAAATTGTCCCCTTGAATCCcccaaaacaataaataatattcTCATATCAGTATAATCTTACTATATATGTGTCCAGTCCTGCAATTTTTGCGCATAATAATGATCGCTTATTTATCTCCTGGAATCATTTTAATATTCTCAACCTTACTTACATCTTaacaaatatgaaatgaaattattattatagttttatttaacacatttttgtcacacacacactctaatgTTCATGCATACATTCGCTGGATATGCTTCAATTGGGAAAAGTGTATAGGTATTACAGCCTGGGAACGACAGGTGAATGAATGAGGGGGCTGTTAAACTGTCTGCGTCGTGTCTTTGAAGTGCACTTATGCACCGATGGCTCCTATTTGTCTACAGGACTCGGCAATCAATGTCGTCGTTGACGCATTTTCACAGCGAACCGCTACCTGCAGGACAAATCTGTCAAAGGGGCAAGACCATATAAATATCATCAGCGTGAGGTCTGGCTACTACTTCAGTTGCCTTCCTCTCTCTTGGCACTCACATCTGGGATAAGAACCAACGGGCCTCGATTTGGAATACAGCTTCTATGGGACCTTTGAATCTGCTTTCAGTCATGGTTGCGGCCATGTACTGTCGTGTCCAGTTTGCATCAGCTTGGTATGCCGCTAACTTTTAGAGGAATTCATTGAAAAATACTGCAGTgccatgtgtgtttgctggtggTATAGTGACTTTGATTTAACGTTGCtgccttgttttctttctccaggACTGTGAATAATTTCCTCATGACTGGACCCAAGGTAAATATATTTTGCCCTTATCTATCTGGGCTCGTATTATGTGTGAAACCTTATCTAGGGGATCAAAATCAAATATATTAGCTGTTTTTGCAAAGATGTGCCTTATTCTGTTGTCTGTTTGCAATAACGACTAACACTGTTCATGTGTCCCTCCCAAGGCTTTCCTGACCTATGCCGGCAGTGTGCAAATGGGCGCACAGAGTGGAATACATGAATGTAAACACCAGTTTGCGTGGGAGAGGTGGAACTGCCCAGAGAACACGCTCCAATTATCCACACACAACGGCCTTCGAAGTGGTAAGAACTTTGCATCCATATTTTTGGATCATACGCATGACATGCAGTGGGTGGTGTGGTGGTGAGTTCAAGTCCGCCTAACTTTAGTGAAGCGCTGTTGCGCAAAGTAAACGGAGATGGAAAGCGCTCTGACCTCCGTGGAAAGggaatacaaacaaacatgaactggAAGCACGTTGATAGAACACATAGAGTGTCCAAAGTTAACCTTTAATCTTAGGTCATGGTTTTACGCACGCTTTACGCACAGTATTTGAGCTGAAATTGCACATTTATTGTGCCAAACTGGATTACAAGGTGTAACACGATGGTTTGCTTTCTTTGTCACTTTTTGTAGCCACGAGGGAGACGTCTTTTGTCCATGCCATCAGCGCGGCCGGAGTGATGTACACGCTCACCAAGAACTGCAGTATGGGAGACTTTGACAACTGCGGCTGCGACGACTCCAGAattggacagacaggtgaggataGTCTATGTGTGGTCTGTGTAGGATCAGTCCAAGTGAAAAATCTCAAAGTGATCGTTTATCCTTCGATCTGaataactatatatatatttttttttttattaatttttttttttttttcaatccgAAGGTGGCAGAGGATGGATCTGGGGAGGCTGTAGTGACAATGTGGCGTTTGGAGAGAAGATCTCCAAACAGTTTGTGGACGCGCTGGAAGGTGGCCATGATTCTCGCGCAGCAGTCAACCTGCATAACAACGAGGCAGGCAGACTGGTGAGATATTACTTTATTATCAGTCACTCATGTCTTGTCAGTGGCATTTGCGCATGTGTTCAAAAGTAAGAAGAAGAGAGCCGTGCATTTTGATGATTACATTTCCAACTAACATTCTCACTCTGTCGGCAGGCAATCAAAGCAACCATGAGGAGAGCCTGTAAGTGTCACGGGGTGTCTGGGAGTTGCAGTATCCAAACCTGCTGGATGCAGCTGGCCGACTTCCGAGAGGTCGGCAGCTACCTGAAGATCAAGTACGAACAAGCAAAGAAACTGGAGATGGACAAGAAGCCTGCGAGGGCTGGGAACAGCGCAGACAACAGAGGAGCCATCGCGCACACTTTTCGGAGCATCGCTCGGACGGAGCTGATTTACCTGGAGGATTCCCCGGATTACTGCGTCAAGAACCAGAGCCTGGAATTTCAGGGCACAGCGGGACGAGAGTGTCTGAAGGGTGACAAGAACATGTCCCTGTGGGAAAGAAAGAGCTGCCGCAGGCTGTGCTATGAATGCGGCCTCAGAGTGGTGGAGAAGCGCATTGAGGTTGTCAGCAGCTGCAACTGCAAATTTCACTGGTGCTGCACAGTGAAGTGTGACAAATGCACACAGGTCGTTACCAAATATTACTGTGCGCGtaaagaaggagggagaaagccACAGAATAAAACGAAGCGGAGGCACCGTGCGCGCCGGCACTGAGCCAGAATCCTCAGTCATCACCTTTCATTAAATGAATCATGATCGACATCAATTAGGATTATTATGTATTACAGGACACTAGTTTCATTCCGAACTATTACATCACCTGAAGCCTTTTAATGCACTTTATCTTACTGATTTGATTCTTTCCACAAATCAAATTGTTTTTAAGGGCCAAGCTCTCCAGGCGGGTTCACTCGTTTATGTTTAGGAGAACACTGGTCTTATTTGTTGAGTTTGTCTTCTGTGAAGTCTAAAAAATGTCTAATAATTagttaattttaattaaaatatgtgtatttttacttgAAACTGTTaccaaataaatatttttctacAAAATGCACGACTCAATCTGATTTGTCAGTGGCTACATTATGTTATTTGTATATTGGTGCCCTGGTGTCAGAGAGCCTAAGGGAAGAAAATAAACTGTCGCCTAATGCCACCCTTTGAAGTGTGCATATAGGCGTTTCCTGAATccctcaaccaatcagctttcCCGGACGGCAGGGACAAAGAACAAGAGATCCATTTGTTCCTCATCCAAATAAAAGAGAAAGTTGCAGCACTGGGGCAGAATAACTAGACCTCTATAGGACTAACGGTGTAGATGAAAATGTTACATTCATTATTTTGGCTCTTGCTTCTTTTTTACAAAATGTGTCCAGGACATGCTTGGTAAGATTTAAAGTTTACCTGTACCTCTTTACTCTGTGACTACACTTAAGACATATTGACCTCATTCTTGATCCTCTATCTCCTCAGGGTGGCCAGTAACTTTCTCATGACGGGACCCAAGGTAAACAGAAATACTTGACTGCTGAGATAACCCTTACAAATTTCGCTTCCAAATGTGAAATTGGCCAAATTATGACAGTGCCTCTCCTGCAGGCCTATCTCACCTATGCAAGAAGTGTGCAGGTGGGCGCACAGAGTGGAGCAGTGGAGTGTAAACACCAGTTTGCGTGGGACAGATGGAACTGTCCTGACAGCGCAACTCAGCTCAAAGGACTAAGACGCGGTACGTTAAGACTGACAAATACAAATCTTTCACTGAGTTCAGGTCCATACATGCTGAAGGAAAAATACATCTAGGCGCAAAATGTGTAAAGGATATAATATTGCCACATACAGTAACACATCATACTCCGAAATGGAcgaaaaaaaatctgtatatGGGTCCACACATAAATATGAATGACAGTCCATCAGTTGCATATTTAAGTTTtatgtattgtatttttatgttacCAAATCAGGCCAATACAGAATCCCATTTGAACCCTGTAATTTAGGGCAAAGTTGCAGCTttaacacacaccacacacatatATTAATATTCACTGATCACTTTGATTTTTAATGTTAGAAATGCCTTTGCCCTGCATGAGATATTAAACGCGATTGCACATTTCCTCTCACTGACAGCCACCAGAGAGACTGCTTTCGTCCACGCAATCAGTGCAGCGGGGGTCATGTACACTCTGACCAGGAACTGCAGTCTGGGAGACCTGGACAACTGCGGCTGCGATGTCTCCAAGAACGGAAAAATTGGTGAGGTCCCCTTCAAATCTGAAGGCATTTAGAGTTACGATATTTCCTGTCTTAAGATCGTGGTCTGATTTTTAGTCATATCTTGTGTGCAGGCGGTCGTGGctggttgtgggggggctgtaGTGACAATGTGGATTTCGGAGAGAGGATTTCCAAACAGTACGTGGATGCGCAGGAGACGGGCCAGGACTCCAGGGCCGCGGTCAACCTGCACAACAACGCGGCTGGACGGCTGGTAAGTTATGTCCACACCACGAGCATGTGTATACCATATCACATAGTGTTCAGTCGTTGGCAGTGATGAACTTTGCCTGGTTTCCAACAGGCTGTGAGGACAACAATGAAGCGCATCTGTAGATGTCATGGCATGTCTGAGAGCTGCAGTGTCCAAACCTGCTGgacacagctgtcagacttcaGAGAAATCGGCAACTATTTGAAGATCAAGCACAGTCAAGCTCAGAAACTGGACGTCGACAAAAAGCGCATGCGGGCTGGCAACAGCGCAGACAACCGCGGAGCCATAGTGAGCGCGTTCAGCAGCATCGCCCAGACGGAGCTCATCTACATGGAGGACTCCCCGGACTACTGCAGGAAGAACGCCAGCTTCGGGCTGTACGGCACCGAGGGCCGGGAGTGTGTGCAGCACGGAGAGGGTCTAACCCAGTGGGAGAAGCGCAGCTGCCGCAGGCTGTGTCATGAATGCGGCttgagggtggaggagagacgCACCGAGGTCGTGAGCAGCTGCAACTGCAAGTTCCACTGGTGCTGCACGGTGAACTGCGATGACTGCTCGCAGGTTATTGTCAAACATGTGTGCGCCAGGAGGGAAGGAGCCGATGGGCACGGCTTTAGACGGAGATACCGTGGAcctaaatgacaaaaaaaaaaaaaagagagagagagagattttctATGGATGTTAGCTGTCTGTTAAAGAGTTTAAATCTGTCTGCACTTTTCATTCCTTAACACGTCTTTTCACGTCTGTTATAAATACTTGTGTGCCTATTTatgattattgttttgtttgatttcgaattaaaaataaagactTCTTCGATGTGATTATTTCACTTCATAAATCAGTTCCATGGGGTTTTTTAAGAGGGCGCACAAACGTCTGTTCGAATAAGAATGGACTGAATCCACTTCACAGAGGATTACATGGATAACATGGGCCAGTTCACACCACACTGAGGTGTTGATCCACAGTTGATCCACTTTGATGCCAACGTGTATTGATTTCATTCAAAGAGCAGTGAGGCTTTGAAAGACAAATTAGGGAAGTTCTTCCACCACTAGAAGTTAGGTATTCGGCCCGTTAATCGCAGCCGATCCGAGTCTTTGTCACATCCCACAGGCAATGCAAATGTATCACATTACATCAAAGCGCGTGAGGGGGGCCGCGCTGACAGACTGTACTATTGTTACTGTTTCTCAGCAAAGTGGGCCACATTTGAGTCCAGATATTAGACCATAAACCCAGTGAGGATTTCAAGAGACGAGTCTCACATTCCTCCTTGGATGCAAGTTAATTTCTAATCTTATAATTTGCAAGTAATTAGGTCTAAGGGGAGCTCTGTCTCCGCCCACTGGCCTATCTGTGTCTTAAGAGCCATTCATTTGCCTCCCCTTTTCCTCTACCCCCTGTATCTCCTAAAAtcttcctctcagctggacGGTCATAAATCTGCCACCATCTCAGCTAAATGAGTGATGGCATGGATATTACCTTCATAAGGGGGTGCATGCCTGAGGGAGAGGGGGTGGGAGTCTAACAGAAAGGGGGCTGGTAACAAGGCTGTGTCATTATCTTTACATACCAGTTAGAAGCCGTAAATAACACGATTAGGGGAGAAATTACAGCATGGATTATCATCAACTGGTGTCGCACTAGATCAAAGAAATCTGATAACATTATTGCCAATGGAGTCCACTTTTTAATTTcagcacacactgcatgttAGTCAAAATTGGACATATTAGGTCATAGGTGCTGATAATAGACAAACACCCAAACTGCATTAGAAACATTCTGATAAACAATGCACACCTCCCTATAAATGAATAGCATATGAAtcaatgtctttctttttttttttttaggagaaATGGGTTTCTGGCACTGCTTtagaacaaaagacagaaaagctgagaaacacacacagtaacactaCTCTTCCAGACCAAAACACTCCCTCCCATCCTTCCCATTTGTCTGCTTGCTTCTGGGGACGTCCTGTATTTCCCATGATGTCCTGCTGTGTGCTAATGAAGGTTTCACCCCACTGGAAGCCCTCCTCGATCCGCCCCTTATCTCTGCCCTCCCCTGAGTGCATTATTGGTTCCATATTGGTCCCATATGATGCTGTTGCTTGGTTGCACTCTACAAGTGACATCTCCACATCTGTTTGTTCATTCACGTCTGCTGATGACCCCTCTCTTCCTTAAAAAGTGTCATTTCTAAAGAGAGGATCCGCTTTTAATCCTGCAGCAGTGTTTTAggcctcctctgcagcagccgtATGATGATGTCTTTCCTGGGGAGTATGTTTCCCAGTGAGGACAGGGGAGGAGAACAGGGGGTTATCTCCCACAAGGACCCCCCGGGAGGACTCATGTATTCACCCAGACATGCCTGGAGGTCTAGGGGGATCTGAGTGTGATTGAtcatctcttctctctgctgccctcctctctcacctgggTGTGAGATACCAAGAGGCCTGACACAGGACAGGCTACAGCTGGGATGCAAGATCTGACACAACCTCCAACAATGTCAAGTCATGAATGAAAATCAAAAGCATGCATGAGACGACACAAATAAAtatctctcagcagcagcattgtgcATGTAAACGAAAAAATTTACAAGTGTATATCCACATTCGGCATGTGCAATCAATTTAGATTAAAGCATATTCAAAATTGTTTACAAAATCTGCATCTCTCATTAAGATCCTGCTCAGTCAAAAATCAGACACATAAGTTAACTCAACTAAAACGATGGCTACCCTATGAGGCTACATGTCTGCGGTGGCATATGTTGTGAGACAGGAAATCAACAGCTTCTATGTTTAGAGACAGATATAGTCAgcagtgcatgcatgcactAATAATATATGTGTCATGCCCTTAACAACAACTGAAACTGTCTGCGTCTAAGTCTTTTACACAAGAAGACACACCACAAGTATGCTTTTTttaaaggagagagagagcgagagagagagcaacagttTTGTGAGtgcactgcaaaacaaacaggtcCTGCCATCATTAAACCCTTACTTTTCCAGTAGAGGTGATACTGACAAGACACAAGCATGAGTTTAAACAATATTCCCTCTAAAGTGGAGATGTTGGGATGGACTCCCCAAAGTCTAGCTGACTACATGAGGAGGGTGAGTAACAACGGGGAAGCTTGACTTCTGACTTATGTTACAGCCAAGTGcaattctttttttctgctaagTTCATTTAAAACCTGATATGTGACATGTTAAAACTGTTTATTGAGCAATATAATAGTTTAgtatttagtttagtttactTTAGCTTTAGTAATCCAATCAACAGTGCAATGTATACCCAGTTAGAAcatatttattgc from Chaetodon trifascialis isolate fChaTrf1 chromosome 5, fChaTrf1.hap1, whole genome shotgun sequence includes:
- the LOC139331234 gene encoding protein Wnt-8a-like; the encoded protein is MGPLNLLSVMVAAMYCRVQFASAWTVNNFLMTGPKAFLTYAGSVQMGAQSGIHECKHQFAWERWNCPENTLQLSTHNGLRSATRETSFVHAISAAGVMYTLTKNCSMGDFDNCGCDDSRIGQTGGRGWIWGGCSDNVAFGEKISKQFVDALEGGHDSRAAVNLHNNEAGRLAIKATMRRACKCHGVSGSCSIQTCWMQLADFREVGSYLKIKYEQAKKLEMDKKPARAGNSADNRGAIAHTFRSIARTELIYLEDSPDYCVKNQSLEFQGTAGRECLKGDKNMSLWERKSCRRLCYECGLRVVEKRIEVVSSCNCKFHWCCTVKCDKCTQVVTKYYCARKEGGRKPQNKTKRRHRARRH
- the LOC139331236 gene encoding protein Wnt-8a-like, with the translated sequence MKMLHSLFWLLLLFYKMCPGHAWVASNFLMTGPKAYLTYARSVQVGAQSGAVECKHQFAWDRWNCPDSATQLKGLRRATRETAFVHAISAAGVMYTLTRNCSLGDLDNCGCDVSKNGKIGGRGWLWGGCSDNVDFGERISKQYVDAQETGQDSRAAVNLHNNAAGRLAVRTTMKRICRCHGMSESCSVQTCWTQLSDFREIGNYLKIKHSQAQKLDVDKKRMRAGNSADNRGAIVSAFSSIAQTELIYMEDSPDYCRKNASFGLYGTEGRECVQHGEGLTQWEKRSCRRLCHECGLRVEERRTEVVSSCNCKFHWCCTVNCDDCSQVIVKHVCARREGADGHGFRRRYRGPK